The genomic DNA GTTCGCGCAGTAATCGAGATCGCAAGCCGGGTCCTGGTTGAAGATGTTGATGGTCGGAGGCGAGACCTGGTGATGCACGGCGAGCACCGTGAACACCGACTCCAGACCGCCGGCGCCGCCCAGCAGGTGACCCGTCATCGACTTGGTCGAGTTGACGACCATGTTTTTCGCATGGTCGCCGAACGCCCGCTTGATGCCGGTCGTTTCCGCCAGATCGCCGAGCGGCGTAGACGTGCCGTGCGCGTTCAGGTAGCTCACCTGATCGCCATTGATGCCCGCGTTCTTCAGCGCGGCGAGCATGCAGCGGCGTGCGCCGTCGCCATCTTCGAGCGGCGCGGTCATGTGATACGCATCGCCGCTCATGCCGTAGCCGCCGATTTCCGCGTAGATCTTCGCGCCGCGCGCCTTTGCGTGCTCGTACTCTTCGAGCACCATCACGCCCGCGCCTTCGCCGAGCACGAAGCCGTCGCGATCCTTGTCCCACGGACGGCTCGCGGTCGCCGGATCGTCATTGCGTTGGGACAGCGCGCGCGCCGCCGCAAAGCCGCCGATACCGAGCGGCGACACGGTCGATTCCGCGCCACCGGCGATCATCACGTCGGCATCGCCGTATTCGATCAGGCGCGAAGCCTCGCCGATGCAGTGCAGACCGGTCGTACACGCGGTAACGATCGACAGATTCGGACCCTTGATGCCGAACTTGATCGACAGGTGCCCGGAGATCATATTGATGATCGAAGCCGGCACGAAGAACGGCGAAATGCGACGCGGGCCACGATTGAGCAATTCGGTTTGGGTGATTTCGATCATCGGCAGACCGCCGATGCCTGAACCGACCACCACGCCAATGCGCTCCGAATTCTCGTCGGTGACTTCGAGGCCGCTGTCCTGCATCGCCTGGATGCCCGCAGCCACGCCGTAATGGATGAACGTATCCATGTGGCGCGCTTCCTTACCGGGGATGTAGTCCTCGATATTGAAGCCCTTCACCTCGCCGGCGAAACGAGTCGAGAAGTTCGACGCATCGAACTTCGTGATATTGGCAATCCCAGACTTGCCGGCGACCAGATTGGCCCAGCCATCGGCAACATTATTGCCAACAGGCGAAATCAGCCCCAGGCCTGTAACAACAACACGACGGCGGCTCACGGTAACCCCTTTTTCATAGATGACAAAAGCAAAAGCCACAGCGGCCACAGGAATCGCCCTGTGTGCCCTGTGGCTGTTTAAGTCGGCAATCGCGCGAAAAGTTGCGCTGTCAACATCGCTGGCTCCTGCGTGGCAAGTGGCGCGGTGCATGGTGTGCCAACAGACACTTCCAATAGCGTCGACCCTGCTGGCGCCGGCAAGCGGCACGGCAGGGCGTCATGCGCGGCCCGTGCAGAAACGCAGGTGCGAATGACCTTAGGCCTTGACGTTCGCGCGAGCGTAATCGATCGCTTGCTGAACGGTGGTGATCTTCTCGGCTTCTTCATCCGGAATTTCCATGCCGAATTCGTCTTCGAGGGCCATCACGAGCTCAACGGTGTCGAGCGAGTCGGCGCCGAGATCGTTCACGAACGACGCTTCGTTCTTGATTTCCGCTTCCGCAACGCCCAGTTGTTCCGCGACGATCTTCTTGACGCGCTGTTCGATATTGTCCATTACCCCTCCAAGGGAAAAGAAGTTCAAAAATACTGGTGCGCGCATTTTATCAGGTTTGACCCGGCAAAAAAGCGGCGCATCGGGTTCCTGTCAACGCATGCGCCTCGTGCTTTCTGCAAACGCATCAAGGCGCGGATAGTAACCGAAATTGGTTACTGCATATACATGCCACCGTTCACGTGCAGCGTCGTGCCGGTGATGTAGCCCGCTTGCGGCGACGCGAGGAACGCGACCGCATGCGCGATGTCTTCCGGGCTGCCGAGACGGCCCAGCGGAATTTGAGTTTTCAGCGCGGTCTGCTGCTCTTCGGGCAGCGCCTTCGTCATGTCGGTATCGATAAAACCAGGCGCCACGCAATTGACCGTGATGCCGCGGCTACCGATCTCGCGCGCGAGCGCACGCGTCATGCCCGCGACGCCGGCCTTCGCGGCCGCATAGTTGATCTGCCCGGGGTTGCCGGCCGAGCCGACCACCGACGTGATGTTGATGATGCGGCCGCCCTTCGCTTTCATCATCGGGCGTAGCACCGCGCGCGAAAGGCGGAACACCGACTTCAGATTGGTGTCGATCACCGCGTCCCAGTCGTCGTCCTTCATGCGCATCGCCAGTTGGTCCTGGGTAATGCCGGCGTTGTTCACGAGCACGTTGAGTGCGCCGAATTCCTTGACCGCGCCGTCGATCAGCGCTTCGGCCGCGGCCGCGTCGTTGACGTCGAGGACCGCACCGCGACCGTTCACGCCGGCCGCCTTGAACGCTTCGGTGATCGCCGTCGCGCCGCTTTCGCTCGTCGCGGTGCCGATGACCGTCGCGCCCTGATGCGCGAGCTCCATCGCGATCGCACGGCCGATGCCGCGCGACGCGCCCGTCACGATTGCGATCTGCTTGTCGAGAGTCTTTTCCATCTGTCAGTCCGGATGCCCTTCAAATAGGGCTCATTGATTCTTGTTGATTCTTCTGCCGAGGGATGCCGCTCCCGCGCGCTCAGCCTGCCGTCACGAGCTTCAGCGTTTCTTCGAGCGAGGCGGGATCGAACACCGACGCGCCGACGAGATTGCCGTCGATGCGCTTGGTCAAACCTGCAAGGACCTTACCCGGACCGCATTCGATCACGTGCGTGACGCCCTGCGCGGCCATCGCCTGAACGCTCTCGACCCAGCGCACCGGACCAGCCGCCTGGCGCACCAGCGCGTCCTTGATCCCAGCGGGCTCGTTGACCACCGCGACGTCGACGTTGTTGATGACGGGGATCGACGGCACCCGCACGTCGATGCTCGCGAGGTATTCGCGCAATTGATCCGACGCGGGCTTGAGCAGCGACGAGTGGAACGGCGCCGACACCGGCAACGGCAACGCGCGCTTCGCGCCCTTCGCCTTCGCGACTTCGCAGGCCTTCTCGACCGCGGCCTTGTGGCCCGCGATCACGACTTGCGCCGGCGCGTTGAAATTGACCGCTTCGACGACACCCGCCACCGACGCTTCCGCGCAGACCGCGCGCACGGTGTCGTCGTCGAGGCCGAGAATTGCGGCCATGCCGCCTTCGCCCACCGGCACCGCGGTTTGCATCGCCTGCGCGCGGAAACGCACGAGCGGCACCGCATCGCGAAACGCGAGCGCGCCGGCCGCGACGAGCGCAGTGTATTCGCCGAGGCTATGACCGGCGACGATCGCCGGCGCGGGGCCACCCGCCTGCTGCCACGCGCGATAGATCGCGTAGGCTGCGGTCAGCATGACCGGTTGGGTGTTGGTGGTGAGATTGAGATCTTCGGCGGGGCCTTCGGCGATCAGCTTGCCGAGGTCCTGGTTGAGTGCGTCGGAAGCTTCCTGAACCGTCTCACGCACGATTGCATGATCGGCGAATGCGTTCAGCATGCCGACTGCCTGCGAACCCTGCCCAGGAAAAACGAACGCAAATTTCATATCGTCCCCAAATTCTGTTTAATCGGATGTGGCGGCCGGCCGCGCGCGCTGCATGGCGCGCGCGTTGCTCCGGCCGCAGGGCGCCGCCAGCGGCGCCCTGCGATGCGTCTCGCGCTCAGTAGCGGATGACCGACGCGCCCCACGTGAAGCCGCCGCCGACGCCTTCGATCAGCACGTTCTGGCCGCGCTTGATGCGGCCGTCGCGCACCGCGACGTCGAGTGCAAGCGGAATGGACGCCGCCGACGTATTGCCGTGCTCGCCCACCGTGACAACCATGCGCTCCTGCGGCAGGCCGAGCTTGCGGCAAGTGCTTTGCATGATGCGGATATTGGCCTGATGCGGAATCAGCCAGTCGATCTGCTCGGGCTTCAGATCGGCTTTTTCCAGTGCTTCGATGGCGACCTTCTCGAGCACGTTGACCGCGAGCTTGAACACCGCCTGGCCGTCCATGTGCAGGAACGCGCTGCCCGCGACCACGCCGCCGTTCACGTTGCCCGGTGTGCAGAGAATGTTCGAATGGCTGCCGTCAGCGTGCAGCGCGCTTGCCAGCACGCCCGGTTCGTCGGACGCCTGCAGGATAACCGCGCCCGCGCCGTCGCCGAACAGCACACAGGTGGTGCGGTCATTGAAATCGAGAATGCGCGAGAAAGTTTCCGCACCGACCACGAGCGCCGTGCGATGCTGACCGCTGCGAATCAGGCTGTCCACGGTCGCGACCGCGTAAGCGAAGCCGGAGCAGACCGCCTGTACGTCGAACGCGGCGCCGTGATTCTTGATGCCGAGTTTGTTCTGCAGCAGGCAAGCGGTGCTCGGGAACACGAAGTCCGGCGTGGAGGTGGCGACGACGATCAGGTCGATGGACTGCGGATCGATGTCCGCCGCTTCGATCGCACGCTGCGAGGCGATCAAGGCGAGGTCGCTGGTCGTGACGTCCGGATCGGCGAAGTGACGCGCATGGATGCCCGTGCGCGCGACGATCCATTCGTCGCTGGTCTCGACACCTTGCCTCGCGAGACGCTCGGCCAGATCCTGATTGGTGACGCGGTTGGGCGGCAAGCAGCTGCCGGTGCCGAGCACGCGGGAGTAGATTGTGAATTGAGCCATTATGCCTTCGAGGATTGCGCAGCGTAGGGCTCGGCCGGCTGGCCTGCGATCGGGCTTGCGTGACCCGCACCGCTTGCGTCGCGCGCTGCCTGTTCGAGAGAACCCGCATTCTCTTCCATCGCTCGCGCAAGGCGCTCCAGCACGCCGTTTTTGACGGCATCATACCCGCGTTTGATGGCCCACTCAAACGCGTAGGCATCGGCGGAACCGTGGCTTTTGATCACGAGGCCACGCAAGCCGAGCAGCGCGGCGCCATTGTATTGCCGATGATCGACGCGTTTCTTGAAACGCATCAATACCGGCAGCGCGAGCACCGCCATCACCTTGGTCAGCCATGACCGGCCGAATTCTTCCTTGATGATGTTGGACAGCATCTGCGCAAGACCTTCCGACGTCTTTAGCGCGACATTGCCGACAAAGCCATCGCAGACGATTACGTCGACGGTGCCCTTGTAGATGTCGTCGCCTTCGACATTGCCGTGAAAGTTCAGTGTACTCGCACGCAGCAGTTCACCGGCGCGCTTGATGATGTCGTTGCCCTTGATGACTTCTTCGCCGATGTTGAGCAGGCCAATGGTGGGCCGCTCCTTGCCCTCGAGCGCGGACACGAGCGCGTGCCCCATCTCGGCGAACTGCAGCAGGTGCTGCGGCTCGCAGTCGACGTTGGCACCCAGGTCGAGCATCATCGTATAGCCGGTGGGATTGGGCAGGGCGGACGCGATGGCCGGACGTTCGATGCCCGACAGCGTTTTCAGCACATAACGCGAGACCGCCATCAGTGCACCGGTATTGCCGGCGGAAATGCAGGCTTGAGCCTCGCCTTCCTTGACGCGGGTCAGCGCCACACGCATCGACGAATCTTTTTTCTTGCGCAGCGCGACCTCGACCGGATCGTCCATCGCGACGACCTCGGTAGCAGGCACGACGGTCAGCGCCGGCAGATCCTGAGCCTTGAGCTTCTTCAGCTGCGCACGAATCGCACTTTCAATGCCGACGAGCAGCAACTGCGCATCGGGATGCGAACGAACGAAGTTGACGGCAGCGGGAACGGTCACGGACGGGCCGTGGTCGCCACCCATGCAATCTATCGTGAGCTTTACTGTCATGGAGTGCGACGAATTTCAGACGCTCTGCTTGGAATCGCGGGAAGCGCTACAGCGCCAACTGCGATCGACACAAAAAAGCGGCAGTTGAATGCCGCCTTCTTGCCGAACCAGGAAAATGTCAAGCGAGCCGATCGCTTCGCGAAACGCCACAGGGCGCATCGCAGTCAACGATTAGTCGTTCTTCGTCTTGACGACTTTCTTGCCGCGATAGTAGCCGTTCGGGCTGATGTGGTGACGCAGATGCACTTCGCCCGTGCTCGGCTCGACAGCCAGCGGCGCTGCCGTCAGGAAATCGTGCGAACGGTGCATGCCGCGCTTCGACGGCGACTTCTTGTTTTGTTGAACTGCCATGACTAAAACTCCAAAAAATTTTCCGAATTCTAACACAGCCCGATACGGTCTTAACTACTGGCCAAGTGGCCAATATGCCCGCATCGCGCCCCCTGCAACTGTTTAGTGCTTCTTGCCGCCCGACTCGTCGCGCTTCAGACTTTCGAGCGCCGCGAACGGATTGCGCCGCTCGTTGGACTGATTCGACTCGCTGGCACCGCCAGCCTCGTCCGGCGCGGCTTCGTCGCCCTCACCTTCGCTGCCATCGGCGCCCGAGACAAGACTCTCGTGCACTTCAGGGCAGATCTCATGTTTGGGCACGAGCGGCAAGGAAAGCAGCAACTCTTCTTCGATCAAGTCGATGAGATCGAACTGGCGCGAGCCCACGATCACCTCGACTTCATCCTCGTCCAGCGGAAACTCTTCAGCTTCCGCCTCCGTATTGACGATCCGGTAAGTTGCATCGACGTTGAACGCCTGCGAATACGGCGTCAAGCACCGCTGGCATTCGAGCCACGCGGCACCGTGAATCGCCAGCCGCAGATAAGGCTGGGGACCTTCGGTGCCATCGTCCTGCAATTCCGGCTGCGTCGTCCCTTCGGCCTGCCATGTGAACGCGGTGTCGCGATCTGGCGCTTCCGCCGGGACTTCGTTTAACATGCGCGGCAGTTGCGAAACGCGCACGACACCCGCGGCCTGGCGCCCGCTCCGCGTAAATTCGAACAGATCGAGTTCATGCGGGTCGGACAGACCTGCAGGTTTGCCAGGATGTTGAGTCATGTGCGCTCCTGCGTCGGCAAGTATGTTGCCGGGGTGATTCGCGAAGGACGATCAGATCCGCCGCGAAGATAATCCGGTGTGCGAGGCAGCCAGTGGAGCCCGCGGCCATTACGTCCAACCCTGCTGCGCCTCCGTCAAACGCCCGAAAGCCGCTGAACGCGCCGAGACCCTTCAAGCGCAAGCATACCGTGAAGAGCCCAAAATCATATCCGTTTTGTCTTTTCGAGTCAAACACTTAAGCCCGTACGCGCGCGAGCCTCTCGCGGCCCCGTACGACCCGCCTCCCCCGTTGCCCGCACACCATGTCTGATTCCTCCAAACGCCCGCCACGCCTGATTCTGGCGTCGAGTTCGCGGTATCGCCGCAAGTTGCTCGAACGCCTGCGCGTGCCGTTCGACGTCGTCGTGCCCGCGATCGACGAAACCCCACTCGCCGGCGAAACGCCCGAAGCCACTGCGCTGCGCCTCGCCGAAGCCAAAGCCCGCGCGGTCGCCCAGGGGCTCGCCGCCGACGAACGCGCGCTGGTGATCGGCTCGGACCAGGTCGCCACCTACGACGGCCTTCAGATCGGCAAGCCCGGTACGCACGAAAAGGCCCTCGCGCAATTGCAGGCGATGCGCGGCCGCGACGTACTGTTCCATAGTGCGCTGTGCCTGTTCGACAGCGCGTCGGACTGCGCGCGAAGCGTCGACGTGATCACCCGCGTGCGGTTCCGCAACCTGCCGGACGCGGCGCTCGACGCCTACCTGCGTGCCGAAACGCCGTACGACGTGGCCGGAAGCGCCAAATCAGAGGGGCTCGGCATCGCACTGCTGGACGCCATCCATTCCGACGACCCGACCGCGCTCGTCGGCCTGCCGTTGATCGCGCTGTCGAACATGCTGCTCGCGGCCAACTATCCGCTTCTGGGGGCGCGATGACCGGCACGCTCTATCTGATTCCAAACACGCTCGGCGAAGGCGACGCGAGCGCGCTCGATCTGGTGCTGCCCGCGCCCGTGCGCGCCCGCGCGGCGTCGCTGCACTATTACATTGGTGAAAACGCGAAAACAACGCGCGCGTTCCTGAAAAAGGTCGGCACCGAACGGCCGATTCAGGAAATCGAGATTCGCGAACTGAACGTCAATACGCCGGCCGGCGAGATCGACAAGCTGCTCGCACCGCTGCTCGCGGGCACCGATGCGGGCCTCGTCTCCGAAGCCGGCTGCCCGGCGGTCGCGGATCCGGGCGCGCTGCTCGTGCGACGCGCGCACGAGCGCGGGGTTAAGGTCGTGCCGCTGGTCGGGCCGAGTTCGATTCTGCTGGCGCTGATGGCATCAGGGCTGAACGGCCAGAGCTTCGCGTTTCACGGCTATCTGCCCGTCGACGCCGCCGAGCGCGCCAAGCGGCTGCGCGATCTCGAGCAACAGTCGCGCAAGAGCAAGCAGACGCAGATTTTCATCGAAACGCCGTACCGGAATCGCGCATTGCTCGATACGCTGCTCGCGTCCTGCGCGCCGTCGACGCTCGTCTGCGTGGCGGTCGATCTGACGCTGCCGACCGAGGTGATCGCGAGCCGGACTGTCACCGACTGGAAAAAGAAGCCCGAAATCGACCTGCATAAGCGGCCGGCGATTTTTCTGATTCTGGCGACCTGAGCGCAGACACCGGCCAGACAGGGAAAAGCGGCCAGAGAGAGGAGACGCCGCGCACAATGACAAAGCCCGCGCAACCGGCCAGGCCAGTCGCGCGGGCTTTCTTATAACTGCGAACTCAACGCAGATTCATCTTCTCGCCAAGCGCCATCGCCCGAACTGCGCCGGCGCCGACCGCCGCGCCGAACTTGCGCGCAACACGATCCGAAATGCTCTCTTTTACCGTGTAATCAACGATATCCGGCGCCTTGAAGATTTCACGCGCAACGTAATCCGCATCGCCGAAACCGTCCGCGAGACCCAGTTCGACGCTCTTCTGCCCCGTCCAGAACAGGCCCGAGAACATATCCGGCGTCTCATGCAGACGCTTGCCGCGTCCCTGACGCACCGCGTCGATGAACTGTGCGTGGATCTGATCGAGCATATCCTGCGCATGTGCGTCCATCTTCGGCGTTTCCGGCGAGAACGGATCGAAAAAGCCTTTGTTCTCGCCCGATGTGTGCAGGCGGCGCTGAATCCCCAACTTGTCCATCAGTCCGGTGAAACCGAAGCTGTCCATCAGCACGCCGATCGAACCGACGATGCTCGCCTTGTCGACATAGATCTTCTCTGCTGCCGCGGCCGCGTAGTAGCCACCCGATGCGCACGTATCGCCGACGACGACGTACAGCGGGATCGACGGATATTTGCCGCGCAGCCGCCGAATCTCGCTGTTGATGATGCCCGCCTGCACCGGACTGCCGCCCGGGCTGTTGCAGTAAAGGATCACACCAGCGGTATCGGAGTCTTCGAACGCGGAATCGAGCGCGGTGTTGATATCTTCGGCGTTTGCACTCGCATCCGTCGCGATCTCGCCGTTAAGCGAAACCATTGCCGTATGACGGCCAGTGGTCGCGACCCGCTCGCCCGAGAAGTTCAGCACGCCCCACGCGGCCAGTGCGAGTACGGCGAGGAACACAAAGCGGAAGAAAATTCGCCAACGCCGCGCGGCGCGTTGCTCGTTGATCGCGGCGAGCGCGATGCGCTCGAGCGCGGCCCGTTCCCAGCCCGGCTCGTCGGCGGGCGTACGGGAACGGCCGCCCGAGTTTGGGTCCTTTTCGGGGGTTAAATTGTCGGACATGCGGGCAGTGGAAAGATTGAAAAGGAAATCAGCGCGTGACCGGCAGCAATTCGCCGTCAGGCAGCCAGAATACCGCACGACCCTCGGGCGTATCGCGCTCCTCGACCTGCACGGGACGCAACCTGGCCCCGCGACACGGACCACCGACGCATTTGCCGGTATCCGGCGCGTAAATCGCGCCATGTGTCGCGCACATCAAGTATAAACCGGACGATTCGAAGAACTGCCCTTCCTGCCAGTCAAGCTCCATCGGCACGTGGGCGCAGCGGTTCAGATAGCCGTATGCGCGACCATCATAGCGGACGAAAAACACCACGACGTCCTGCCCGCCGAGCCGCGCGTCGCGCCGGATGCCGTCACCGCCGTCGACCAGCTCGTCAGCCGCGCAGATGCGCACGACCTGCGCAGCGACGGAAGCAGCGGTGTGCACGCCGTCAGCGCTCATGCGTTCTCCCGCAGCCAGCCGGACAAATCGCTGACGCTCGCCGCGACGAACTTCGGCGACATCGCATTCAGCGAAATTGCCGGATGCGCGCCGTAGGTCACGCCAATCCCCGCCACGCCGGCATTGAGCGCCATCTGCAGGTCGTGTGTCGTATCGCCGATCATCACCGTGCGCGCCGTGTCCTGCCCCAATTCGCGAGTCAGCTCGTGCAGCATCGCAGGATGCGGCTTCGAGAAGGTTTCGTCAGCGCAGCGCGTGCCGTCGAACAGGCTCGTCAGGCGCGCCTGGTCGAGCGCGCGATTCAGGCCAACGCGGCTCTTGCCGGTCGCGACCGCAAGCAGATAGCCGAGGTCACGCAACTCCTGAAGCATCTCGCGCACGCCCGGGAACAGCTCGGTAGTCTGGTCTTTTACCAGATAATGGAAGCGGTAGCGCTCCGATAGCCGCGGATAGTCGGCAGGATCAAGCGTCGGCGCGGCAAGCTGCAGCGCGTCGCGCAGGCCGAGGCCGATCACGTAGCTCGCGGCTTCGTCGGCGGGAACCGGCAGGCCGAGGTCGCGGCACGCCGCCTGAATGCTGCGCGTGATGTGCACGGTCGAATCCATCAGCGTGCCATCCCAGTCAAACACGATCAGATCAAATTGTT from Paraburkholderia sp. HP33-1 includes the following:
- the fabG gene encoding 3-oxoacyl-ACP reductase FabG — its product is MEKTLDKQIAIVTGASRGIGRAIAMELAHQGATVIGTATSESGATAITEAFKAAGVNGRGAVLDVNDAAAAEALIDGAVKEFGALNVLVNNAGITQDQLAMRMKDDDWDAVIDTNLKSVFRLSRAVLRPMMKAKGGRIINITSVVGSAGNPGQINYAAAKAGVAGMTRALAREIGSRGITVNCVAPGFIDTDMTKALPEEQQTALKTQIPLGRLGSPEDIAHAVAFLASPQAGYITGTTLHVNGGMYMQ
- a CDS encoding Rieske (2Fe-2S) protein, encoding MSADGVHTAASVAAQVVRICAADELVDGGDGIRRDARLGGQDVVVFFVRYDGRAYGYLNRCAHVPMELDWQEGQFFESSGLYLMCATHGAIYAPDTGKCVGGPCRGARLRPVQVEERDTPEGRAVFWLPDGELLPVTR
- the rpmF gene encoding 50S ribosomal protein L32; amino-acid sequence: MAVQQNKKSPSKRGMHRSHDFLTAAPLAVEPSTGEVHLRHHISPNGYYRGKKVVKTKND
- a CDS encoding Maf-like protein, with the protein product MSDSSKRPPRLILASSSRYRRKLLERLRVPFDVVVPAIDETPLAGETPEATALRLAEAKARAVAQGLAADERALVIGSDQVATYDGLQIGKPGTHEKALAQLQAMRGRDVLFHSALCLFDSASDCARSVDVITRVRFRNLPDAALDAYLRAETPYDVAGSAKSEGLGIALLDAIHSDDPTALVGLPLIALSNMLLAANYPLLGAR
- the fabF gene encoding beta-ketoacyl-ACP synthase II translates to MSRRRVVVTGLGLISPVGNNVADGWANLVAGKSGIANITKFDASNFSTRFAGEVKGFNIEDYIPGKEARHMDTFIHYGVAAGIQAMQDSGLEVTDENSERIGVVVGSGIGGLPMIEITQTELLNRGPRRISPFFVPASIINMISGHLSIKFGIKGPNLSIVTACTTGLHCIGEASRLIEYGDADVMIAGGAESTVSPLGIGGFAAARALSQRNDDPATASRPWDKDRDGFVLGEGAGVMVLEEYEHAKARGAKIYAEIGGYGMSGDAYHMTAPLEDGDGARRCMLAALKNAGINGDQVSYLNAHGTSTPLGDLAETTGIKRAFGDHAKNMVVNSTKSMTGHLLGGAGGLESVFTVLAVHHQVSPPTINIFNQDPACDLDYCANTAREMKIDVALKNSFGFGGTNGTLVFKRA
- the acpP gene encoding acyl carrier protein; its protein translation is MDNIEQRVKKIVAEQLGVAEAEIKNEASFVNDLGADSLDTVELVMALEDEFGMEIPDEEAEKITTVQQAIDYARANVKA
- a CDS encoding DUF177 domain-containing protein, with the protein product MTQHPGKPAGLSDPHELDLFEFTRSGRQAAGVVRVSQLPRMLNEVPAEAPDRDTAFTWQAEGTTQPELQDDGTEGPQPYLRLAIHGAAWLECQRCLTPYSQAFNVDATYRIVNTEAEAEEFPLDEDEVEVIVGSRQFDLIDLIEEELLLSLPLVPKHEICPEVHESLVSGADGSEGEGDEAAPDEAGGASESNQSNERRNPFAALESLKRDESGGKKH
- the fabD gene encoding ACP S-malonyltransferase, which translates into the protein MKFAFVFPGQGSQAVGMLNAFADHAIVRETVQEASDALNQDLGKLIAEGPAEDLNLTTNTQPVMLTAAYAIYRAWQQAGGPAPAIVAGHSLGEYTALVAAGALAFRDAVPLVRFRAQAMQTAVPVGEGGMAAILGLDDDTVRAVCAEASVAGVVEAVNFNAPAQVVIAGHKAAVEKACEVAKAKGAKRALPLPVSAPFHSSLLKPASDQLREYLASIDVRVPSIPVINNVDVAVVNEPAGIKDALVRQAAGPVRWVESVQAMAAQGVTHVIECGPGKVLAGLTKRIDGNLVGASVFDPASLEETLKLVTAG
- a CDS encoding beta-ketoacyl-ACP synthase III, translated to MAQFTIYSRVLGTGSCLPPNRVTNQDLAERLARQGVETSDEWIVARTGIHARHFADPDVTTSDLALIASQRAIEAADIDPQSIDLIVVATSTPDFVFPSTACLLQNKLGIKNHGAAFDVQAVCSGFAYAVATVDSLIRSGQHRTALVVGAETFSRILDFNDRTTCVLFGDGAGAVILQASDEPGVLASALHADGSHSNILCTPGNVNGGVVAGSAFLHMDGQAVFKLAVNVLEKVAIEALEKADLKPEQIDWLIPHQANIRIMQSTCRKLGLPQERMVVTVGEHGNTSAASIPLALDVAVRDGRIKRGQNVLIEGVGGGFTWGASVIRY
- a CDS encoding HAD-IA family hydrolase, with the translated sequence MAREQFDLIVFDWDGTLMDSTVHITRSIQAACRDLGLPVPADEAASYVIGLGLRDALQLAAPTLDPADYPRLSERYRFHYLVKDQTTELFPGVREMLQELRDLGYLLAVATGKSRVGLNRALDQARLTSLFDGTRCADETFSKPHPAMLHELTRELGQDTARTVMIGDTTHDLQMALNAGVAGIGVTYGAHPAISLNAMSPKFVAASVSDLSGWLRENA
- a CDS encoding S49 family peptidase, with the protein product MSDNLTPEKDPNSGGRSRTPADEPGWERAALERIALAAINEQRAARRWRIFFRFVFLAVLALAAWGVLNFSGERVATTGRHTAMVSLNGEIATDASANAEDINTALDSAFEDSDTAGVILYCNSPGGSPVQAGIINSEIRRLRGKYPSIPLYVVVGDTCASGGYYAAAAAEKIYVDKASIVGSIGVLMDSFGFTGLMDKLGIQRRLHTSGENKGFFDPFSPETPKMDAHAQDMLDQIHAQFIDAVRQGRGKRLHETPDMFSGLFWTGQKSVELGLADGFGDADYVAREIFKAPDIVDYTVKESISDRVARKFGAAVGAGAVRAMALGEKMNLR
- the plsX gene encoding phosphate acyltransferase PlsX, with protein sequence MTVKLTIDCMGGDHGPSVTVPAAVNFVRSHPDAQLLLVGIESAIRAQLKKLKAQDLPALTVVPATEVVAMDDPVEVALRKKKDSSMRVALTRVKEGEAQACISAGNTGALMAVSRYVLKTLSGIERPAIASALPNPTGYTMMLDLGANVDCEPQHLLQFAEMGHALVSALEGKERPTIGLLNIGEEVIKGNDIIKRAGELLRASTLNFHGNVEGDDIYKGTVDVIVCDGFVGNVALKTSEGLAQMLSNIIKEEFGRSWLTKVMAVLALPVLMRFKKRVDHRQYNGAALLGLRGLVIKSHGSADAYAFEWAIKRGYDAVKNGVLERLARAMEENAGSLEQAARDASGAGHASPIAGQPAEPYAAQSSKA
- a CDS encoding SAM-dependent methyltransferase — translated: MTGTLYLIPNTLGEGDASALDLVLPAPVRARAASLHYYIGENAKTTRAFLKKVGTERPIQEIEIRELNVNTPAGEIDKLLAPLLAGTDAGLVSEAGCPAVADPGALLVRRAHERGVKVVPLVGPSSILLALMASGLNGQSFAFHGYLPVDAAERAKRLRDLEQQSRKSKQTQIFIETPYRNRALLDTLLASCAPSTLVCVAVDLTLPTEVIASRTVTDWKKKPEIDLHKRPAIFLILAT